From the Leptolyngbya sp. O-77 genome, one window contains:
- a CDS encoding class I SAM-dependent methyltransferase: MLSPLDELRAQFDNAPYPRIPLDQSPVADYDMQFVHSMVTPYYLRYRRAVDTVGKVILDAGCGTGYKAHLLAIANPGATIIGVDLSEESVKLARQRLDYHQIPNTEFYTLLIEDLPSLGIHFDYINCDETLYLVPDPLAALQAMTSVLKPDGILRVNLHSALQRHAFYRAQELFRAIGLMKPETSQSEAVQVVINTMKALKPDVVLKQHAWKPEYECPESDGSILANHLLTGDKGFTIPDVFDLLGAAKLEFLSMVNWRHWQVPDLFKDCDDLPALWGMSLMAAEPSDQLRMYELLHPVNRLLDVWCVRVDADPPGIPVDAWDDEAWRWARVHLHPVLRAAPIREAAIAQIETSQPFELTRYIDLPAMGPVLLTALETACLLPLWDGPQTVAALTQRWQQIQPIDWATLEPLSENTAFARVQNLLNRLDAFLYVLTELDS; this comes from the coding sequence ATGCTCTCCCCCCTCGACGAACTCCGCGCCCAGTTTGACAACGCGCCCTATCCCCGGATTCCGCTCGACCAATCACCCGTGGCGGATTACGATATGCAGTTTGTGCATAGCATGGTCACGCCTTACTACCTGCGCTATCGGCGGGCGGTGGATACCGTAGGCAAGGTGATTCTGGACGCGGGCTGTGGGACGGGCTACAAGGCGCATCTGCTGGCGATCGCCAATCCGGGGGCGACGATCATCGGCGTTGACCTGTCGGAAGAGTCGGTCAAGCTGGCGAGGCAGCGGCTCGACTATCACCAAATTCCCAACACAGAGTTTTACACGCTGCTGATCGAAGATTTGCCCAGTTTGGGAATCCATTTTGACTACATCAACTGCGACGAGACGCTGTATCTGGTGCCCGACCCGCTGGCAGCATTACAGGCTATGACCAGCGTCCTCAAGCCCGACGGCATTTTGCGGGTGAACCTGCACAGTGCCCTCCAGCGCCATGCGTTTTATCGAGCGCAAGAGCTCTTTCGGGCGATCGGGCTGATGAAGCCAGAAACCTCCCAGAGCGAGGCCGTGCAGGTGGTGATCAACACGATGAAAGCCCTAAAGCCGGATGTGGTGCTGAAGCAGCACGCCTGGAAGCCTGAATATGAATGCCCCGAAAGCGACGGCAGCATTTTGGCAAATCATCTGCTGACGGGGGACAAAGGCTTCACAATTCCCGATGTGTTTGACCTGCTGGGTGCGGCCAAGCTGGAGTTTCTCAGCATGGTGAACTGGCGGCACTGGCAAGTGCCCGACCTGTTTAAGGACTGCGACGACCTGCCCGCGCTGTGGGGCATGAGCCTGATGGCTGCTGAGCCGTCCGATCAACTGCGGATGTATGAACTCCTCCATCCCGTGAATCGCCTGCTGGATGTTTGGTGTGTGCGGGTGGATGCTGACCCGCCGGGGATTCCTGTCGATGCCTGGGACGATGAAGCATGGCGATGGGCCCGGGTTCACCTGCATCCGGTGTTGCGGGCTGCGCCGATCCGAGAAGCGGCGATCGCCCAGATTGAAACCAGTCAACCCTTCGAGCTAACCCGCTACATCGACCTGCCCGCAATGGGACCCGTTTTGCTGACTGCCCTGGAAACCGCTTGCCTGCTGCCCCTGTGGGACGGGCCCCAGACCGTCGCCGCCCTAACCCAGCGCTGGCAACAGATTCAGCCCATAGACTGGGCAACCCTGGAGCCACTCAGTGAGAACACTGCATTTGCCAGGGTACAAAACTTGTTGAACCGACTTGATGCGTTTTTATACGTACTCACCGAGTTAGATTCCTGA
- a CDS encoding 2Fe-2S iron-sulfur cluster-binding protein — MSVEIHFLPDDVTVQADPGEPLLEVAERAGVMIPTGCLMGSCHACEVEVNGDESVCACISAVPAGATQLTINLYVDPTW; from the coding sequence ATGAGTGTAGAGATTCACTTTTTGCCCGACGACGTGACGGTGCAGGCAGACCCTGGTGAGCCGCTGCTGGAAGTGGCAGAACGGGCGGGTGTGATGATTCCCACAGGCTGTTTGATGGGGTCCTGTCATGCTTGCGAAGTGGAGGTGAATGGCGACGAGTCGGTGTGTGCCTGCATTAGTGCAGTTCCCGCAGGGGCGACCCAGCTCACCATCAACCTCTACGTTGACCCCACTTGGTAA
- a CDS encoding methyltransferase domain-containing protein, whose protein sequence is MPLDQSPKDDPNSLFKHSLITAYYRREGRVIDPQDRLILDAGCGSGYKCLMLAEANPGAKIVGMDLSEKVSGDDSATGWRITGLIR, encoded by the coding sequence GTGCCGCTGGATCAGTCGCCCAAGGACGATCCAAATTCCCTATTCAAGCACAGCCTGATAACGGCGTATTACCGCCGCGAAGGTCGAGTAATCGATCCGCAAGATCGGCTGATTTTAGATGCGGGCTGCGGCAGTGGCTACAAGTGCCTGATGCTGGCGGAGGCAAATCCGGGCGCAAAGATTGTGGGCATGGACTTGTCGGAAAAAGTCAGTGGAGATGACTCAGCAACGGGCTGGCGCATCACGGGTTTGATCAGGTAG
- the folK gene encoding 2-amino-4-hydroxy-6-hydroxymethyldihydropteridine diphosphokinase, which translates to MIDEFELPNAVRAAIALGSNLGDSIAIVESAIEAIARVPGVQLIERSHLYKTAPVGPPQPDYINACMLVYTLLPPDTLLSVLLEIEQQFGRVRRERWGARLLDLDLLLYGNRMVNTPTLQLPHPRMRDRAFVLWPLAEIAPDWVEPVTLKTMAELRDQIDSSGVQLIIMLGSSG; encoded by the coding sequence ATGATTGATGAATTTGAGTTGCCGAATGCAGTGCGGGCGGCGATCGCCCTCGGCAGCAATTTGGGCGATTCGATCGCAATTGTCGAGTCGGCAATTGAGGCGATCGCCCGCGTTCCTGGTGTGCAACTCATCGAGCGATCGCATTTGTATAAAACTGCCCCCGTCGGCCCGCCCCAGCCAGACTATATCAATGCCTGCATGTTGGTTTACACGCTGCTGCCACCCGATACCTTGCTGAGCGTGCTGCTGGAAATTGAGCAGCAGTTTGGGCGAGTGCGGCGAGAGCGCTGGGGGGCGAGGCTGCTGGATCTGGATCTCTTGCTCTATGGCAACCGCATGGTCAACACGCCGACCCTACAACTGCCCCATCCCCGAATGCGCGATCGCGCCTTTGTGCTGTGGCCGCTGGCAGAGATCGCGCCCGACTGGGTAGAACCTGTCACCCTCAAAACAATGGCAGAACTGCGCGACCAGATCGACAGTTCCGGCGTACAGCTCATCATCATGCTGGGGTCGAGCGGGTAA
- the cobQ gene encoding cobyric acid synthase CobQ, whose product MKAIMVVGTASHVGKSMLTAALCRILSRRGWRVAPFKGQNMALNAYVTATGGEIGHAQAVQAWAAGVAPRVEMNPILLKPQGDMTSQVVLKGRPVGRVSAADYYAEYFEPGWQAIEESLARLSEEFDLIVCEGAGSPVEVNLKERDLTNMRVANHLNAPTLLIADIERGGVFAQIVGTLELMEPEERALVKGIIINKFRGQKALLDPGLTWLEERTGIPVLGVIPWMEHSFPAEDSLSLFDRGQQSGGNEVTIAVIRLPRISNFTDFDPLEAEPTVSVKYIGLKDSLGYPDAVILPGSKTTIPDLIALQRTGLAEAIQKYAAAGGTVLGICGGYQMMGTMLADPEGVEGQEGRYKGLGLLPIKTVITGQKVARQRQVTSNFPQVGLPVLGYEIHQGRTHLADADQDPEGPVFKPLFDDRNLGLVDSTQSLWGTYLHGIFDNGAWRRAWLNRLRQQRGLKSLPTGVSNYREQRESMLDSLADAFESYLDLSALSSYLDS is encoded by the coding sequence ATGAAAGCCATCATGGTGGTAGGAACCGCGTCTCATGTCGGAAAGTCTATGCTGACGGCGGCCCTGTGCCGCATCCTGAGTCGCCGGGGCTGGCGGGTTGCGCCTTTCAAGGGGCAAAACATGGCGCTCAATGCCTACGTCACAGCGACAGGTGGAGAAATTGGTCATGCTCAAGCAGTGCAAGCCTGGGCAGCGGGTGTTGCGCCCCGCGTGGAGATGAACCCCATCTTGCTCAAGCCCCAGGGCGATATGACTTCGCAGGTGGTGCTGAAGGGACGGCCGGTCGGGCGGGTCAGTGCGGCTGACTATTACGCCGAATATTTCGAGCCAGGCTGGCAGGCGATCGAAGAATCTCTGGCTCGGCTGAGCGAAGAATTCGACCTCATAGTGTGCGAGGGTGCAGGCAGCCCCGTCGAGGTTAACCTGAAAGAGCGTGACCTGACCAATATGCGCGTGGCCAACCACCTCAACGCGCCGACCCTGCTGATTGCCGATATTGAACGAGGGGGCGTGTTTGCCCAGATCGTCGGCACGCTAGAGCTGATGGAGCCAGAGGAACGCGCCCTGGTGAAAGGCATCATTATCAACAAGTTTCGTGGGCAAAAGGCGCTGCTCGACCCCGGACTCACCTGGCTAGAGGAGCGGACGGGCATTCCGGTTCTGGGGGTGATTCCCTGGATGGAGCATTCCTTTCCGGCAGAAGACTCGCTCTCGTTGTTTGACCGGGGGCAACAGAGCGGCGGCAACGAGGTGACGATTGCCGTGATTCGCCTGCCGCGCATTTCAAACTTTACCGATTTTGACCCGCTAGAGGCGGAACCTACTGTTTCAGTGAAATATATCGGACTGAAAGATTCTCTCGGCTATCCCGACGCGGTGATTTTGCCCGGTTCCAAGACCACCATTCCCGACCTGATCGCCCTCCAGCGCACGGGGCTGGCCGAGGCGATTCAGAAATACGCCGCTGCGGGCGGAACGGTGTTAGGCATTTGCGGCGGCTATCAAATGATGGGCACGATGCTGGCTGATCCAGAAGGTGTGGAAGGTCAGGAAGGTCGCTATAAGGGGCTGGGTCTGCTGCCGATTAAGACGGTAATTACAGGGCAAAAAGTAGCGCGGCAGCGACAGGTCACGTCTAATTTTCCGCAGGTGGGGCTGCCGGTGCTGGGCTACGAAATTCACCAGGGACGCACCCATCTGGCCGATGCCGACCAGGACCCGGAGGGGCCTGTTTTCAAACCGCTGTTTGACGATCGCAATTTAGGGCTGGTGGACTCTACCCAGTCGCTCTGGGGGACTTATCTGCACGGCATTTTCGACAATGGCGCGTGGCGGCGGGCCTGGCTGAATCGGCTGCGCCAGCAGCGTGGTCTCAAGTCTCTACCAACGGGCGTTTCTAACTATCGAGAGCAGCGAGAGTCTATGCTAGACTCACTGGCTGATGCCTTTGAGTCTTATCTGGATTTATCGGCGCTGTCGTCTTATTTAGATAGCTGA
- a CDS encoding 5-formyltetrahydrofolate cyclo-ligase, with product MDTPADSSASLPTVEWGDRHPAKAQLRNSVWQSLKDSGAALRDPVGHIPHFAGAEAAAEQLAALPIWQQAQVVKCNPDRPQAPVRLRALQDGKRLYMAVPRLTRRQCFVELDPATLQRQGIPFKQVAAMRQALIHGRLVSFDEMQPIDLVVVGSVAATTAGGRTGKGAGFADLELAMLQQFNLLKPDTQIVTTIHPLQLVDADKLPVEPHDWPLDWVVTPEGAIATHHTFPKPTGINWAAVQPDQYRKIPILKQLYEKANKA from the coding sequence ATGGATACCCCTGCTGACTCCAGCGCCAGTTTGCCTACTGTGGAATGGGGCGATCGCCATCCCGCCAAAGCCCAACTGCGGAACTCGGTCTGGCAAAGCCTGAAAGACAGCGGCGCAGCCCTCCGCGACCCAGTGGGCCACATCCCCCACTTTGCCGGAGCCGAAGCCGCCGCCGAGCAGCTTGCTGCCCTACCCATCTGGCAGCAGGCGCAGGTCGTCAAGTGCAACCCCGACCGACCGCAAGCCCCCGTGCGGCTGCGGGCGCTGCAAGACGGCAAGCGACTCTATATGGCCGTGCCGCGCCTCACCCGCCGCCAGTGCTTTGTGGAACTCGACCCTGCCACACTGCAACGGCAGGGCATCCCGTTCAAGCAGGTGGCCGCCATGCGTCAGGCGCTAATCCACGGGCGACTGGTCAGCTTTGACGAGATGCAGCCGATTGATCTGGTCGTCGTGGGCAGCGTCGCCGCTACGACCGCAGGCGGGCGCACAGGCAAAGGTGCAGGCTTCGCCGACCTGGAACTGGCTATGCTGCAACAGTTCAACCTGCTAAAACCCGACACGCAAATCGTCACTACCATCCACCCGCTGCAACTTGTGGATGCGGATAAACTGCCTGTAGAACCCCACGACTGGCCGCTGGATTGGGTTGTGACACCAGAAGGGGCGATCGCTACTCATCACACCTTCCCAAAACCCACTGGCATCAACTGGGCAGCCGTCCAGCCCGATCAATACCGCAAGATTCCAATTTTGAAACAGCTTTATGAAAAGGCAAATAAAGCGTAG
- a CDS encoding type IV pilin-like G/H family protein produces the protein MKTELKAKFLQHLIDKKKGEEGFTLIELLVVIIIIGILSAIALPSFLNQANKARQSEAQTYVGSINRGQQAYFLEKNTFGALSNLELGISNTKNYTYASSGTGAGTSAVATTTATPTATLKGYAGKVWIAPASDGSATTLALLCEGGIGSVPTITGTVCP, from the coding sequence ATGAAGACTGAACTGAAAGCGAAGTTTTTGCAGCACCTGATCGATAAGAAAAAGGGCGAAGAAGGCTTCACGCTGATTGAACTGCTGGTGGTGATCATCATCATCGGTATCCTGTCCGCTATCGCACTGCCCTCCTTCCTGAACCAAGCCAACAAGGCTCGCCAGTCTGAAGCTCAAACCTACGTTGGTTCCATCAACCGCGGTCAGCAAGCCTACTTCCTGGAGAAGAACACCTTCGGTGCGCTCAGCAACCTAGAACTGGGCATCAGCAACACCAAGAACTACACCTACGCCTCTAGCGGCACAGGTGCGGGTACAAGCGCAGTGGCAACCACCACCGCTACCCCGACTGCAACGCTGAAGGGCTATGCTGGCAAGGTCTGGATTGCACCTGCTTCTGATGGTAGCGCCACCACCCTGGCGCTGCTGTGCGAAGGCGGCATTGGCAGCGTCCCCACGATCACAGGTACCGTCTGCCCGTAG